Genomic segment of Kibdelosporangium phytohabitans:
GACGGCGAAGAGGAAAACGAGCGAGAACAGCATCAGCAGTACGCCGCTCACCGCGGGTACCTCGCCGTCCACGACATCCAGGACGACGACCGCAGCACCCAGCACGAACATCAGCACGAACACGGCCCGCATGAGCACGACCGGGAAGGGCGTGGCGAGCAGGGCGTTGGCGCTCTCGACCAATGGGCGTGCGAGTTTCGCGTCATCCATGGCTTCGCCGCGGCGCATGGTGCGGGCGACATGTCTGCGCTGGGACCGATCGAGCCCTTTCAGCGGCCGGGCTTCCCACGAGCGCCGCATCACCACGGCCATGAACACGCCGAAGTACACCCCACCCACGACACCAACCCAGACGTTGTCGTTGAGGAAACCCATCGTCGCGCCGAACAGCACGCCGCTGGCCAGCCCCAGCGCCACCACACGCGTCATCGTCACTCCCCGAACCGTTCTTCGGTCAATCGCAACGACTGTGCGACCAAACCGAACGCGATGAACACAGCGAGCAGCCGATGCGTCTCGTCATGTTCCCTCCCAGGGGAGGGATTACCCAGAAAGCTGATCAGTCTTGCGGGTGGGAGCGCGGATTGCTCCGAACGCACCAACCCGGTGGATCATTGCCAGGGAAACCACCTGCCTTCCGTTTCCCGGCTGGACCGCTCGAACCGCTCACGGACCCACACCAAGTACCGCAGCCACAGCCACAGGCGCACGCCACCGGCGATCAAAGCCAGGCCGCTCCACCCAGGCATCCCCTCGACAACGAGGCTCAACCCGACCGCGAGCACACCGCAGACCAGGACCACCATCGAACTCGCACGCACGAACTTCAGCGAGAACTGGGTACGCAGGATCTCGGACGCGTGATCCATGAGCGGACGGGCGAGTTCCCGGCTGTCCACCGCCACGCCGCGGTGCATCGCCCTGCCGATCCGCCACCGCTGTTTCACGTCCAGCCCCTCGAGTGTGCTGAGCACCAGCCGGTGCCGCATCACCAGGACGATGACCAGCGCCGTCACCGGACCGCCGACGAACATGACCACCGCGTTGCCGCCGCTGAGCCACAACCCCGCGGTGAACAGGACCGAGTAGACCAGCCACAAGACGGCCAATTGGGCGAACTTCGACACGAACGCTCCCCTCGACGACGATCGTCCGTCTCGTGTCATCGCCGACGGGCCCGCGAACGCAACACCGCTCAGGGCCGGGGTGTCCGCCTGGCCAGTTCTTTCTTGCCCGGCTTGCCCAAAGCTGTGGTCGGCATGGTGTCGATGACCGTGATCGTGACGGGAACACCGAGTCGCCCACTTGCCCAGTCGAGCAGTTCGTTCGCTTCGATGCCCGGTGCGACAACGAATACGTGGGCCGCTCCGCCGGTGTGATCGTCGGGTACGGCGACGACCGCGGCCTCGCCGACCGCTGGGTGACTGGTCAGCGCGTCCTCGATGGGACCGGCGTAGTGGTTGCAACCGTTGGCGATGATGATGTCCTTGATGCGTCCCGCCAGGTAGGGGTAGCCGTGGTCGTCGAAGCGGCCGAGGTCCCCGGTGTGCAGCCAGCCGTCTCGCAGTGCGGTCGCGGTCAGCTCCGGGCGGCTCCAGTACCCCGGCATCACCGACGCCGATTTGACGCACACCTCACCGATCTCGCCTGGCGCGACGGGGTTTCCTTGCGGTGTCCGCAGTTCGACGGTGACGCCGGGCAGCGGCCTGCCGACGGAGCCGAGCAGTTCGGGGCGATCACCCGTCGCGGCAGCGTGGTCCGCCGGGCCGAGCACTGACGTCGCGGGCGCTTCGGTTGTCGCGTAGGTTCTGCATCAGCCTCGGCCCGAACCGAGCAAGCGCTTGACGCAGCCGGGCCGGTGCTATCGGGGCGCTCCCGTAGGTGAGGAACTGCAACGCGCTGAATTCCGCGCCGGGACGGTCAAGCAGCCGGTACAGCCAGGACGGGTACAGGTATGTCACCGCCATGTCGGCCTGCTGCACGGCGTCGACGAACTGGTCGGGATCGAAACCGTCGAGGATCTCGACGGTGGCAGGCCTGTGGTGCCGCTGGTGTCCAGCACCCGCGCGATGTCCTCTTCCCTGGCCACTACCGGCAACAGGTCCGCCGACTCGGCCTTGGCTGCCGCGCTCAGCTCGTCCAGGTCCGTGATGACGGTGGTGGCGCGTGCGTCGTCGACCACGTGTTGCAGATGCGGCGAGCCCGGGAGCAGCGGGTCAGGCGCAATCCGAGCGTGAACGCCGCCAAGCGCACCACGAACGCCTCTGGACGGTTACCCGCGACGAGGACAAGCCGTCGCCGCGCCGCGAACCGCGTCGCTGTAATGCCCGTGCGGTGCGGTACACGGCCGCCAGCAGCTCGCCGTAGGTGGTCTCACGGCTGCGACAGGACAGCGCGGTTCGTTCCTCGTGTTCCGCCAACGCCTCCAGCGCACTGCTGATGCTCACGATAGCCCGTGTCGCCGGGCGCCTCGGGGTGCTGCGCGGCGCCGGACTGGCCGAACGCGACACGGCCTACGCGGTGTTCATGGTGTCGACCGTCTCCTCGACGGCACCGCCGCACTGATACCGCCTGCTACGGCTTGACCGGCCCGCTTCCCAAGCCCCACCGGTTTTCCGTCGCCCGCATGGACTGCTCGACAAGCACTTGCCGTCTGGCGTCCACGACGAAATACGCCACCAGGGCTGCCACAACGGCGACCGGTGCCACATCCAGCCAGTCGAGATCCCCCTCACCCACGGACCCCAGCAGGACGAGCACCGCACCACAGACGACGAGCACAAGGCTCACGATCCGCAACACCCGCATCGAGGCGTGCCAACGCAGGCTCGCGGACGCGTACGCCACCAACGGGTTGGCCAGTTCGAGGCTGTCGGCCGCTTCACCGCGCCGGACAGTTCTGACGACCCGCAGGCGCTGAGCCCGGTCGAGTCCGTCGAGCGCATCGGACGACGGACTGATGCTGGCGATCCAGCGCGGCATCTCAGTCTCCCTGCAGTCCCGATCCCCGCACCTGCGCGCCCCACCGGCTCTCCGTCGCCCGCTGCGCCTGCGCGATACGCGCCTGGACCTTACCCACCCCGAAGGAGGGCACCAGCAACAGCGGCCCGCCCACGATCATGAGCACGCCCGTCCAGCCGGGGTTCCCCCTGCCACATAGGTCAGCAGAGCCGGCACGCCGACGACGAGCACACAGCTGCCCATGATCCGCAGCAACTTCGGCGACGACTGCGCGCGCTGGATCGCCGCCGTGTGCGCAACCAGCGGAGCGGCGAGTTCGGGGCCGGCCACGGCCGCACCGCGCTGCCCGTGCCGATCCTCGTCCCGGCGAACATGGGCAGCACCAGCAGCACCCACAGCAGCGTCAGGCCGGCCTTGCGCGACACGACTTCCCACCTCAGATCCCCCACCAGCGGAAATCCGCCGACAACAGTGTCGAGCACACCCAGCCCGATCGCCGTGAGCGAACGGTGGAATTGTTCGCCGATCTACGTAGTTGAGCGAATCAGACTCAATCTTCTTCGTAGAGGGTGTGACAGCCGTGAGCGAGACCTTGAACCTCCCCGTTCTGCCGCTGGATGACGTCGTCGTGCTGCCCGGAATGGTCGTTCCGGTCCGGCTCGCCGAGGCCGACGCGCGCGCCGCCATCGACGCGGCACAGGCCGCCGGCCAGTCGAAGATACTGCTGGTCCCCAGGCTGGACGGGAAATACGCCAAGGCAGGCACGGTCGGCGAGATCGAACAGATCGGCCGCCTGCCCGGCGGGCAGAAAGCCGCCGTCGTGCGCGGCATCTCCCGCGCCCGGATCGGCGCCGCGACCAGCGGCCCCGGCGCGGCCCTGTGGGTCGAGGCCACCGAGCTCGACGACGTGGCCGACGAGCGCGCACGCGAGCTCGCCAAGGAGTACAAGACTCTGACCACCGCGATCCTGCAGCGCCGCGGCGCCTGGCAGGTCGTCGACCAGGTGCAGCAGGTGAGCGATCCGGCGCAGCTGGCCGACCTGGCCGGGTACGCCCCGTACCTCACCGAGGAGCAGAAGCTGTGGCTGCTGGAGACGGCGAACGTCACCGAGCGGCTGGCCAAGCTCGTCACCTGGGCGCAGGAGCACATCGCCGAACTGGACGTCGCCGAGACGATCAACAAGGACGTCAAGGAAGGCGTCGAGAAGCAGCAGCGCGAGTTCCTGCTGCGCCAGCAGCTCGCCGCGATCCGCAAGGAACTGGCCGAGCTGGACGGCAAACCCGCGTCCGAGGAGCAGGACTACCGCGCCCGCGTCGAGGAGGCGGACCTGCCCGAGCACGTGGCGAAGGCAGCGCTCGCCGAGGTCGACAAACTGGAGCGCACGTCCGAGCAGTCGCCCGAGGTCGGCTGGATCCGCACGTGGCTGGACACAGTCCTGGACATGCCGTGGAACAACCGCACCGAGGACAGCTACGACATCAAGGGCGCGCGGGCGGTGCTCGACGCCGACCACGCGGGCCTGGACGACGTCAAGGAGCGCATCGTCGAGTACTTGGCGGTTCGCCGCCGCCGCGCTGACCGCGGCCTCGGTGTCGTCGGCGGACGGCGCAGCGGCGCTGTGCTTGCGCTGGTCGGCCCGCCCGGTGTCGGCAAGACGTCGCTGGGCGAGTCCGTCGCGCGGGCCATGGGACGCGAGTTCGTCCGGGTCGCGCTGGGCGGTGTGCGCGACGAGGCCGAGATCCGCGGCCACCGGCGCACGTACGTCGGCGCGCAGTCCGGCCGGATCGTGCGTGCCATCAAGGAAGCCGGTTCGATGAACCCGGTCGTGCTGCTCGACGAGATCGACAAGGTCGGCGCGGACTACCGGGGCGACCCGACCGCCGCGCTGCTGGAAGTGCTCGACCCGGCGCAGAACCACACGTTCCGCGACCACTACCTGGAAGTCGAGCTGGACCTGTCCGACGTGGTCTTCCTCGCGACGGCCAACGTACTGGAATCCATCCCCGGCCCGCTGCTGGACCGCATGGAGCTGGTGCAGCTGGACGGCTACACCGAGGACGAGAAGGTCGTCATCGCCCGTGACCACCTGCTGCCCCGCCAGCTGGACCGCGCGGGCCTGACCGTCGACGACGTGAAGTTCGACGACGACGCGCTGCGGCTGCTGGCCGCCGAGTACACGCGTGAGGCCGGTGTCCGGCAGTTGGAGCGGGCGGTGGCACGGGTGCTGCGCAAGGTGACGACCAAGCTGGCGCTCGGCGAGGACCTCAAGTCCATCCACATCGGACCGAAGGACGTCAAGGAGTACCTCGGCAGCCCGAAGCACAAGCCGGAGTCCGGCGAGCGCACCTCGGTTCCAGGCGTGGCAACGGGTCTCGCGGTCACCGGGATCGGCGGCGACGTGTTGTTCGTCGAAGCCTCGCTGGCGGACAAGGAAACCGGGCACACCGGCGTGACGCTGACCGGGCAACTGGGCGACGTCATGAAGGAGTCCGCGCAGATCGCCCTGTCGTACCTGCGGTCGCGGGGAGCGGAGCTCGAACTGCCGGTCGGCGACCTGTCGGAACGCAACATCCACATCCACGTCCCGGCAGGCGCGGTTCCGAAGGACGGCCCGAGCGCGGGCGTCACCATGACGACCGCGTTGGCGTCGCTGCTGTCGGGACGGCCGGTGCGTTCGGAGGTCGCGATGACCGGTGAGGTGTCGCTGACCGGCCGGGTCCTGCCGATCGGTGGCGTGAAGCAGAAGCTGCTCGCCGCGCACCGCGCCGGACTGACCACGGTCCTGCTGCCCAAGCGCAACGAGCCGGACCTGGAGGACGTGCCGGAGACGGTGCTGAAGGAGCTGACCGTGCACCTGGTCAGCGACGTCCGCGACGTGCTGGGCCTGGCACTGGAACCGGCCACCTCGACGGCCGCGATCGCCGCCTGACCAACAGGAAACGTAGTACAGCGCGGTAAAACGCGCTCAAGCAAGCAGATCCGGCGCGCAGTGGGCGCCGGATCTGCTTGTTTGGCTTCCTGGCTGCCGAACCAGACGATGAGCCGCACCTTGTCGTCGCCGTGGCCAGCGCCCGCATGACAGTCCAGACCGGTTCCCATTCCCAGGTGACCGCGTCCCCGCGGCACAGGCGTTCACTGCGGAAGACCATGTCGCCGCCGATCCGTTCGGTGCCCTCCGGTCAGGTCCTCCCATCGCCCTGTGCCGTCATCGGAAGGCCACTGGCTTCGGCGAACGGCTGGCCAGAACCGATTTTCCCCGCCAGACCAGACTGCCGTCAGGTTGTCGTTGACATGCGCACGTGGCTGTCGGGCAGGTCCGCGCGTTCCTCCCAGTCGATGGCCTCGATCTCCGGCCAGCCGATCCAGGTGACGCCGAGGCACGGAAATGCCCGATGTCGGCGAAGGTGGCGGCCGAACCGTCGCCGGGCGCACCGCGACCAGCCGCGACCAGCCGCGATCGGCCGCGATCCGCCGGAAGTCGGCGAAGTCGCGGACCCCGGACAGACAGCCGAACGCGTCGTAGTTCCGGTGATCGTCCAAGACATCCAAGCCGATCGCCGGTTCCCGCGGTCGAGCCGCCGGCTGGCTGCCGATCGAAGCCTGCCGGTGCTCGATGGCCGCCCCTTGCATATAACCCTAGATGGGGGTACAAATGGGGTTATGCCCAAAGTCAACGTCTACCTCCCCGACGAACTGGCCGACGCGGTCAAGGCGGCCAGCCTGCCGGTGTCGGCGATCTGCCAACGCGCGCTGGAACAGTCCGTGCGGCGGGTCTCGGCGATCCGCGCGATGACGCTGGACGACGTGGGCGATTTACAACTGGCCCAGTTCACCGAGCGGATGCGTACCGTGATCAGGCTCGGTATGGAACGATCAGCCGGCGCCCCAGCGGTGGGCACCGAACACCTGCTGCACGGAATGCTCAGCGAAGGCTCCAACCTGGCCCTGCAAGTGCTGCGGGCGATGGAAATCGACCCAGTGGTCGTAGAACGGGCACTGGCCGCGCGGCTGCCCTCAGCCGACGGCGCACCAGCGAAACAGTTCAGCGGCCCCGCCGCGAACGCGCTCGAGCTGACCGTGACCGAGGCGATCGCGTTGGGACACAACTACGTCGGCTGTGAGCACCTGTTACTCGGCCTGTTGAGCGAGCCTTCCGGAGCAGCCGGGGAGGTCCTACACGAGGCAGGCGTGGAACTGCGCACCGCACGAAAAACCGTCGTCGCCGCGTTGACGGGGTACGCCCACCTGCGCGCACAGTCCGGTATGGATCCGATCGCGGCCGCCATCCGCAAGGAGTTGAAGCCGGTCATCGAACGGATCGAGCGCCTGGAAGAACGCACGGAATCCTGATGATCAAGGTCGTCGTACTCGTGATCGTGGTGGCATTCCTGTTGGGAGCATTGGTTTAGGACATCTGGGCCAGACCAGCCGGCGCAACAACCACACGAACCCGAGACGGTCCAATCCGTACAGGCCCAACGGAGCCAGTACACGCAACACCGACCCGAACCCGACCCCGAACCCGGATTCGCTGCACTGCCAGGCAGGCGCGCCGGAGCCCGCGCACTTGCGACACAGCCGTGCGGTCGTCCGTGGGCTCGATCACCCGCCGGGCGCAGTGGGCAAAGACGCAGTCCACGCTGCCCTACCCACAAGGCGAAGGGCCGCAGGACATCCACACAAGCCTGACACAGACCTCCTCACCCAACAACACACCCCAAGACGCCCAACCCCATGCAAACCCGAACGGAGCCAGCCCGCACCACCATCCCGAACCCGAACCTGCCCCGGATCCACTGCACCTGCCAAGCAGACACGCCGCAGCCCGCACACCGGCGACACCTCCGCGCGATCTCGCGAACTCCCGCAGACCCGCCCGACCACGTCAAAACCCACCCGGACACAGTGGACAAAGACACGGTCCACGCGGTCCTACCCACAACGCCACAGGGCCACAAGACACCACACGAGCCCGACGCAGACCTCCTCACACAGCAACCACACACCCCAAGACGCCCAACCCTCACAAGCCCGAACGGAGCCAGCACACACAAACACCTACCCGGACCGGCCCAGATTCACTGCACCGCCAAAGCAGGCGTGCCGCAACCCCCGCACCTGTGAAACAAACTTGCAGTCGCCCATCGGCTCAATCGCCGCCGGGCGCGGTGGGCGAAGATGCGGCCCACGCTGTCCTACCCCACTAGGCACATACCGCAGGCCATCGGCCGGAGACCAAGACCACCCGAACCAAGGCCCCTTCCGAGCAGACGTGGTGCGGCCCGCGCACCTGCGACACAGCCTTGCGATCAATCGTCGGCAGCGTCACGAAAGGAGGCGGTCATGCCAAAGGCCGAGCGGAGCAGGCGCAGCAACCCAGGCGCAGTGATCGCCGACGGCCGCAACCACCTGGGCTAGGCCCGGCACGAACACCGAAGAATCATCCGAAACTGATCGATCTTGATCAATGACCAGGAAGCAGCGTTGGTTTGAGGCGTGTACTGCTTGTCGCGACTGGCGACACGATGGCCTACCTGACCGATCCGCCTGGGGTGGCTACCGGCGCGCAACTGTTGCGGGGGATCGCGGACGTGCCGGGTGTGGACGTCACGGTCGAGGATGTGATGGCCGAGCCGAGCTGGGACACGTCGCCCGCCACGATGCTGGCCATCGCCCGTAGAGCACGGTCGGCGTTGGTGGAGGGGTTCGACGGTGTGGTGGTCACGCACGGCGTCGACACGCTGGAGGAGACAGCTTTCCTCACCGAGCTCGTCGTTGGGCAGGTGCGGGGTGCGGTTGTGTTCACGGGTGGGACGGCGCCTTTCGACGAACCGGGCAGTGACGGGCCCGGCAATCTGGTCACCGCGGTGATCGCTGCCGCAGATCCGGCGGTGGACAGCACGGTGGTGTGCTTCAACGGCGAGTTACACGCCGCGAGATGGGCTCGGCTGGTGACTGCGACGGCGTTCGAGTCGGATCCGGTCCTTGGCCGTGTCAGCCGCGGTTCGGGCGTTCGGCTGGCCGCGGCTCCCCCACGCCGCACACCGGACATCGACGGTGTGCCGGAGACCGACGTGGCGTTGGTCAAGACCTACCCGGGCATGCCGGCGTCCTTGCTCACCGCGGTGACGGACGCGGGGGCTCGCGGCGTCGTGTTGGAGGGCACCGGGTCGGGCAACGTCCCGGTCGAGTTGTTCATCCCGATCAGCGAGCTGGTCGAGTGGGGAATCCCGGTCGTCATCGCCTCACGGGCGAGCACGCCGGGCATGACCAGCCTGGCCGGGAAGGTGGGGGCGATCAGCGCGCACGGCCTCAGCCCGGTGCACGCCCGGATCGCGTTGATGGCCGCGTTGGCCACCACGCACGCCACCAGGAAGGCGGTGGACTCGGCACGCGAGTGGTTCGCTCACCTGCTTGGATAGCGGTTATGACAGCAGCGCCTCAGGTCGTGGTACTCGCCGATTCGAATTCGCTCGCCGCCGCCACGGCGGCGCGGCTGGTGACAGCGATCATCGACGCCCAGGCCGCCACGGGGTCGGCGTCCGTGGTGCTGACCGGCGGCCGAACGGGAACAGCTGTGCTCGCGCAGGTGCTGGCCGTGCCGGCCAAGGACGCGGTGGACTGGTCCCGTGTGGATTTCTACTGGGGCGACG
This window contains:
- a CDS encoding AMP-binding enzyme gives rise to the protein MPGYWSRPELTATALRDGWLHTGDLGRFDDHGYPYLAGRIKDIIIANGCNHYAGPIEDALTSHPAVGEAAVVAVPDDHTGGAAHVFVVAPGIEANELLDWASGRLGVPVTITVIDTMPTTALGKPGKKELARRTPRP
- the lon gene encoding endopeptidase La, which encodes MSETLNLPVLPLDDVVVLPGMVVPVRLAEADARAAIDAAQAAGQSKILLVPRLDGKYAKAGTVGEIEQIGRLPGGQKAAVVRGISRARIGAATSGPGAALWVEATELDDVADERARELAKEYKTLTTAILQRRGAWQVVDQVQQVSDPAQLADLAGYAPYLTEEQKLWLLETANVTERLAKLVTWAQEHIAELDVAETINKDVKEGVEKQQREFLLRQQLAAIRKELAELDGKPASEEQDYRARVEEADLPEHVAKAALAEVDKLERTSEQSPEVGWIRTWLDTVLDMPWNNRTEDSYDIKGARAVLDADHAGLDDVKERIVEYLAVRRRRADRGLGVVGGRRSGAVLALVGPPGVGKTSLGESVARAMGREFVRVALGGVRDEAEIRGHRRTYVGAQSGRIVRAIKEAGSMNPVVLLDEIDKVGADYRGDPTAALLEVLDPAQNHTFRDHYLEVELDLSDVVFLATANVLESIPGPLLDRMELVQLDGYTEDEKVVIARDHLLPRQLDRAGLTVDDVKFDDDALRLLAAEYTREAGVRQLERAVARVLRKVTTKLALGEDLKSIHIGPKDVKEYLGSPKHKPESGERTSVPGVATGLAVTGIGGDVLFVEASLADKETGHTGVTLTGQLGDVMKESAQIALSYLRSRGAELELPVGDLSERNIHIHVPAGAVPKDGPSAGVTMTTALASLLSGRPVRSEVAMTGEVSLTGRVLPIGGVKQKLLAAHRAGLTTVLLPKRNEPDLEDVPETVLKELTVHLVSDVRDVLGLALEPATSTAAIAA
- a CDS encoding Clp protease N-terminal domain-containing protein; this translates as MPKVNVYLPDELADAVKAASLPVSAICQRALEQSVRRVSAIRAMTLDDVGDLQLAQFTERMRTVIRLGMERSAGAPAVGTEHLLHGMLSEGSNLALQVLRAMEIDPVVVERALAARLPSADGAPAKQFSGPAANALELTVTEAIALGHNYVGCEHLLLGLLSEPSGAAGEVLHEAGVELRTARKTVVAALTGYAHLRAQSGMDPIAAAIRKELKPVIERIERLEERTES
- a CDS encoding asparaginase; translated protein: MRRVLLVATGDTMAYLTDPPGVATGAQLLRGIADVPGVDVTVEDVMAEPSWDTSPATMLAIARRARSALVEGFDGVVVTHGVDTLEETAFLTELVVGQVRGAVVFTGGTAPFDEPGSDGPGNLVTAVIAAADPAVDSTVVCFNGELHAARWARLVTATAFESDPVLGRVSRGSGVRLAAAPPRRTPDIDGVPETDVALVKTYPGMPASLLTAVTDAGARGVVLEGTGSGNVPVELFIPISELVEWGIPVVIASRASTPGMTSLAGKVGAISAHGLSPVHARIALMAALATTHATRKAVDSAREWFAHLLG